Proteins encoded by one window of Syntrophorhabdus sp.:
- a CDS encoding NAD(P)-dependent glycerol-3-phosphate dehydrogenase, which yields MRIGVIGAGAWGTAFAIHLARTGKKVLLWVYEKELLSDFRERGENTAFLPGFKLGSAIDYTNDLQEAADFADTVVVATPSFALRDTLIPVAAHLRSKKILILTKGIERSTLKLMNEVVEEATGSTGETIAALSGPSFALEVARGLFTAVVVASKNMDLSLNLQERIHSEYFRVYRVDDITGVELGGALKNVMAIGSGIIEGLGFGTNTQAAFTTRALAEIKRLGLAMGARETTFMGLSGMGDLILTSYGSLSRNRIFGMELAKGRSPGEIIASQKTVVEGYYTINAARNLAARLGVVMPITEELYRIVYEDKDITASLKDIITREFKKEDY from the coding sequence ATGAGGATAGGCGTTATCGGCGCGGGGGCATGGGGAACGGCCTTTGCCATCCACCTTGCCCGAACGGGGAAGAAAGTGCTCCTCTGGGTCTACGAGAAGGAGCTTCTTTCCGATTTTCGTGAACGCGGGGAGAACACCGCCTTCCTCCCCGGCTTCAAACTGGGCAGCGCCATTGACTATACGAACGACCTTCAAGAGGCGGCGGACTTCGCGGACACCGTCGTTGTCGCAACACCCTCCTTCGCCCTGCGCGACACCCTGATCCCCGTTGCCGCACATCTCCGGAGCAAGAAGATCCTCATCCTCACAAAAGGCATCGAACGCTCGACGCTGAAACTTATGAACGAAGTGGTGGAAGAGGCCACAGGATCAACGGGTGAAACGATTGCGGCCCTATCCGGCCCTTCCTTCGCGCTGGAGGTGGCCCGCGGCCTCTTCACCGCTGTCGTCGTTGCGTCGAAGAACATGGATCTCTCCCTCAATCTGCAGGAGCGGATCCACAGCGAATACTTCCGTGTCTACCGCGTGGACGACATAACAGGCGTGGAACTGGGAGGCGCCCTGAAGAACGTCATGGCGATAGGATCGGGGATCATCGAGGGTCTCGGCTTCGGCACGAACACCCAGGCCGCGTTCACAACGCGCGCCCTCGCGGAGATAAAACGCCTTGGCCTCGCCATGGGTGCCCGCGAAACAACCTTCATGGGCCTGTCCGGCATGGGCGATCTCATCCTCACCTCATACGGGAGCCTCAGCAGGAACAGGATCTTCGGAATGGAACTCGCCAAAGGAAGGAGCCCGGGGGAGATCATCGCCTCTCAAAAGACCGTCGTCGAAGGCTATTACACGATCAACGCGGCCCGCAACCTCGCCGCCAGGCTCGGCGTTGTAATGCCCATCACCGAGGAACTCTACCGCATAGTCTACGAGGACAAGGACATCACCGCATCCCTGAAAGACATCATCACGAGGGAATTCAAGAAAGAGGACTACTGA
- the ald gene encoding alanine dehydrogenase yields the protein MIIGIPREIKEGENRVSMTPAGVHALVSAGHHIVFEAGAGAASGLADEEYAREGAEIVESRRTVYARSDMIVKVKEPLDTELSLLQEGQILFTYLHLASSEKLTKGLLKRKVTAIAYETMEDMFGRLPLLIPMSEVAGRISVQVAMRYLESDHGGRGVLLSGVPGVPPADVVIIGCGVVGLNAARIAAGLGAHVTAIDISQHRLRYVEDIMHGQVMTIYSTSHAIRRAIQYADVLIGAVLVPGAKAPILVSEQMVALMKPGSVIVDVSVDQGGCVETIRPTSHSEPTYRLYDVIHYAVPNMPASVPRTSTFALTNATLPYIETIASLGVKKAASKDPLIASGINVKKGAITHPAVAEAFGMKWKKWDKV from the coding sequence ATGATAATAGGTATACCCAGGGAGATCAAGGAAGGCGAGAACAGGGTTTCCATGACACCGGCGGGTGTTCATGCCCTCGTTTCCGCAGGTCATCATATAGTTTTCGAGGCCGGGGCGGGCGCGGCAAGCGGTCTTGCCGACGAGGAATACGCCCGGGAGGGGGCTGAGATCGTCGAATCGAGACGAACGGTCTACGCGAGATCGGACATGATCGTGAAGGTGAAGGAGCCCCTGGACACCGAGCTTTCTCTTCTTCAGGAAGGGCAGATACTCTTCACCTATCTCCACCTCGCCTCATCGGAGAAACTGACGAAAGGGCTCCTGAAAAGAAAGGTCACGGCCATTGCCTACGAGACCATGGAAGACATGTTCGGTCGTCTTCCCCTGCTCATTCCCATGAGCGAGGTGGCGGGACGCATCTCCGTCCAGGTGGCCATGCGTTACCTGGAATCGGACCATGGCGGACGGGGTGTTCTCTTGAGCGGGGTCCCCGGCGTGCCCCCGGCGGATGTCGTCATTATCGGCTGCGGTGTGGTAGGTCTCAACGCCGCCCGGATCGCCGCGGGTCTCGGTGCCCATGTGACGGCCATCGACATCTCCCAGCACCGGCTGAGATACGTGGAAGACATCATGCACGGCCAGGTCATGACCATCTATTCCACGAGCCACGCTATCCGCCGGGCGATCCAGTACGCAGACGTCCTCATCGGCGCCGTCCTCGTGCCAGGGGCGAAGGCCCCCATTCTCGTCTCCGAGCAGATGGTGGCCCTCATGAAGCCCGGTTCCGTCATTGTCGACGTCTCCGTCGATCAGGGAGGCTGCGTGGAGACGATACGCCCCACATCCCACAGCGAACCCACTTACAGGCTCTACGATGTCATCCATTACGCCGTCCCGAACATGCCCGCGTCCGTCCCGAGGACATCGACCTTCGCCCTGACCAACGCCACCCTCCCGTACATCGAGACCATAGCGTCCCTGGGGGTGAAAAAGGCGGCGTCCAAGGACCCGCTGATCGCCTCCGGAATCAACGTGAAGAAAGGCGCGATAACCCACCCCGCCGTGGCGGAGGCCTTCGGGATGAAATGGAAGAAATGGGACAAGGTGTAG
- a CDS encoding MFS transporter, whose protein sequence is MKTSLFDRKIFSWCLFDFANSSYSAVIAAVIFPVYYTTVVVGNDASLGDVWWGRSISVSMAFVALSSPFLGGISDNAGAKKRFLIAYTLLCVLATASLALVEKGMMMTGFVLIVLANVGMEGGIVFYNSFLNDIADNEHQGRVSAWGYATGYLGSIISLAVGLLLVETGHITFVWPMVAVFFAVFSLPAFIFLPPDRAGGQRLTKAAQDGFATTWGVLKRMWSDRDQRRFLLAYFLYEDGVNTVIVFSSIFASTTLGFTAQQLIGLYLVVQVTALAGAFLMARPIDFWGPKKVVSLSLVLWMFVTIAAYFVYHRSLFFVVASMAGLGLGTVQAATRAFFAQFIPPGDESKYFGVYSLVGKTSAVVGPLIFGTVSSMTKSQRPAVAAISVLFITGCVILQTVRGGKANVEKTGDG, encoded by the coding sequence ATGAAGACGAGCCTGTTTGACAGAAAAATATTCTCGTGGTGTCTATTTGACTTCGCGAACTCGAGTTACTCGGCGGTCATCGCGGCGGTCATCTTCCCCGTGTACTACACGACGGTGGTGGTCGGGAACGACGCCAGTCTGGGCGACGTGTGGTGGGGAAGGTCCATATCGGTAAGCATGGCCTTCGTCGCCTTGAGTTCTCCTTTCCTGGGGGGCATCTCGGATAACGCGGGGGCAAAAAAGAGGTTCCTCATCGCCTACACGCTTCTGTGCGTGCTCGCGACCGCTTCCCTGGCATTGGTGGAGAAGGGCATGATGATGACCGGATTCGTTCTGATCGTCCTTGCCAATGTGGGTATGGAGGGAGGCATAGTATTCTATAATTCCTTTCTCAATGACATAGCCGACAACGAGCACCAGGGAAGGGTGTCTGCCTGGGGATATGCCACGGGGTATCTCGGGTCGATAATCTCCCTTGCCGTTGGGCTCCTTCTCGTGGAGACGGGCCATATCACGTTTGTCTGGCCCATGGTGGCGGTCTTCTTCGCGGTGTTCTCCCTCCCGGCGTTCATCTTTCTTCCCCCTGACCGGGCAGGGGGCCAGAGGCTGACAAAAGCGGCCCAGGATGGTTTTGCCACGACATGGGGTGTCCTGAAAAGGATGTGGTCGGACAGGGACCAGCGCAGGTTTCTGCTGGCTTACTTTTTGTACGAGGATGGGGTGAACACGGTGATCGTGTTTTCGAGCATCTTTGCCTCCACGACGCTTGGCTTCACGGCGCAACAACTCATCGGACTCTATCTCGTCGTTCAGGTGACGGCCCTCGCCGGGGCGTTCCTCATGGCCCGGCCGATAGACTTCTGGGGGCCGAAGAAGGTCGTCTCGCTGTCCCTCGTGCTCTGGATGTTTGTCACCATAGCCGCCTATTTCGTGTACCACAGATCGCTCTTCTTTGTAGTGGCATCCATGGCCGGCCTTGGCCTCGGCACTGTTCAGGCCGCGACACGCGCTTTTTTTGCCCAGTTCATCCCGCCGGGAGACGAATCCAAGTACTTCGGGGTGTACAGCCTTGTGGGCAAGACGTCGGCCGTCGTCGGCCCTCTCATCTTCGGGACCGTGTCCTCCATGACGAAGAGCCAGCGCCCCGCCGTGGCGGCGATATCGGTGCTCTTCATAACGGGCTGCGTCATTCTCCAAACCGTGCGGGGCGGAAAGGCGAATGTGGAGAAGACAGGTGATGGGTAA